The following are encoded in a window of Chryseobacterium sp. genomic DNA:
- the fabG gene encoding 3-oxoacyl-[acyl-carrier-protein] reductase, whose translation MGLLEGKVALITGGSRGIGKGIVERFAEQGAQVAFTYAGSVEKAAELEKSLSSTTKIKGFQSDASDFDAAQKLVDDVIAEFGKVDILINNAGITRDGLLLRMSKDDWDIIMKTNLDSVFNLTKAVIKPMMKARNGSIINMSSVVGIQGNAGQANYAASKAGVIGFTKSVALELGSRNIRCNAIAPGFIETEMTAALDQKVIEEWRNDVPLKRGGMPEDVANACVFLGSDMSAYITGQVLNVCGGLLT comes from the coding sequence ATGGGATTATTAGAAGGAAAGGTGGCATTGATTACCGGCGGTTCCCGCGGAATTGGCAAGGGCATCGTAGAACGTTTTGCAGAACAGGGTGCACAGGTAGCTTTTACTTATGCCGGATCTGTGGAGAAAGCTGCAGAACTTGAAAAGTCACTCAGTTCCACAACAAAAATAAAAGGTTTCCAGAGTGATGCTTCCGATTTTGACGCTGCACAGAAACTTGTGGATGACGTTATCGCGGAATTCGGAAAAGTAGACATACTTATCAATAATGCCGGCATTACCAGGGACGGACTTTTACTGCGAATGAGTAAGGACGATTGGGATATCATCATGAAAACCAATCTGGATTCAGTATTCAATCTTACCAAAGCAGTTATAAAGCCCATGATGAAGGCTAGAAACGGTTCCATTATCAATATGTCTTCCGTAGTAGGAATTCAGGGGAACGCCGGTCAGGCCAACTACGCGGCCTCTAAAGCTGGTGTAATTGGTTTTACAAAGTCTGTTGCACTGGAGTTGGGTTCACGCAACATAAGATGTAACGCCATCGCCCCAGGCTTCATTGAAACCGAAATGACAGCGGCATTAGACCAGAAAGTAATTGAGGAATGGCGGAATGATGTTCCGCTGAAACGCGGTGGAATGCCTGAGGATGTAGCCAATGCCTGTGTATTTTTGGGCAGCGATATGTCCGCTTATATTACTGGTCAGGTTCTGAACGTGTGCGGAGGTCTGCTTACTTAA
- a CDS encoding UDP-N-acetylmuramate--L-alanine ligase produces the protein MTNGISGFLNIFFIGIAGVGMSAVAQYMRGIGANVSGSDRYFKKDEYNKTREQLEEEGILCFEQDGSGITDTTDLVVVSTAIEDTVPEVRKARDLGIQIIKRSELLALIAKSRKTIAVAGTSGKSTTAAMIYQIFADAGLSPGIISGAGLTSIIREGKIGNAAVGSGEWLIIEADESDGSVVLYEPEIGLLLNVDRDHQEIDELMDLFTVFKNNCKSLFIVNQSNTLAKQLSDSAVNDFGFENEEAGCNARNFRQEGLKLFFTIEDQNFEMNALGQHSVENAAAAVAVALKAGISLDQCAAGLSGYEGIYRRHQILGEKQGVWVIDDYAHNPAKCAASIRACQPLAHKVIAWFQPHGYGPTKFLRKDFVDEISCALRPQDEIWMSEIFYAGGTAVKDISAGDLIDDLAAKGTDAHFVANRNDLLPALRPRLQPGTVLLLMGARDPGLEEFTNKLFKDL, from the coding sequence ATGACGAACGGAATTTCCGGTTTCCTGAATATCTTCTTTATTGGAATCGCCGGCGTAGGTATGAGCGCGGTCGCTCAGTATATGCGGGGCATTGGTGCAAATGTTTCCGGCAGTGACCGATACTTTAAAAAAGACGAATATAACAAGACCAGGGAGCAGCTGGAAGAGGAGGGCATCCTGTGTTTCGAGCAGGATGGTTCCGGAATTACGGATACTACAGATTTGGTTGTGGTTTCTACCGCTATCGAAGATACGGTGCCTGAGGTGAGGAAAGCACGTGACCTGGGTATCCAGATTATTAAGAGAAGCGAACTGTTGGCGCTGATAGCCAAAAGCAGAAAAACCATAGCAGTGGCCGGTACATCAGGAAAGTCCACTACCGCGGCGATGATTTATCAGATTTTCGCCGATGCCGGACTTTCGCCGGGAATAATTTCCGGAGCCGGATTAACAAGTATCATCAGAGAGGGAAAAATTGGAAATGCTGCTGTAGGAAGCGGTGAATGGCTTATTATTGAAGCTGATGAAAGTGATGGTTCCGTAGTGCTTTATGAGCCTGAAATAGGCCTGTTGCTCAATGTAGACCGTGACCATCAGGAAATTGATGAACTCATGGATCTCTTCACAGTTTTCAAAAATAATTGCAAAAGTTTATTTATTGTAAATCAATCCAATACGTTGGCGAAACAGCTGTCGGACAGCGCCGTAAATGATTTTGGATTTGAAAATGAGGAAGCAGGATGCAATGCCCGAAATTTCAGACAGGAGGGCTTAAAATTGTTTTTTACAATTGAAGATCAGAATTTTGAAATGAATGCGCTGGGTCAGCATTCCGTGGAAAATGCTGCAGCGGCCGTCGCAGTAGCCCTGAAAGCAGGAATTTCGCTTGACCAGTGCGCTGCGGGATTGTCCGGATATGAAGGTATCTATCGCCGGCATCAGATTCTGGGTGAAAAGCAAGGGGTATGGGTAATTGACGATTATGCCCACAATCCGGCTAAATGTGCGGCCTCTATCCGGGCCTGTCAGCCATTGGCACATAAGGTGATCGCATGGTTTCAGCCCCACGGTTACGGCCCCACCAAGTTCCTGCGAAAGGATTTTGTTGATGAAATTTCCTGCGCATTGCGTCCTCAGGATGAAATCTGGATGAGTGAGATTTTCTATGCAGGCGGTACGGCGGTAAAGGACATTTCTGCGGGCGATCTTATAGATGATTTGGCGGCAAAAGGCACTGATGCACATTTTGTGGCGAACAGGAATGATTTGCTGCCAGCACTCCGGCCCCGACTTCAGCCGGGAACAGTCCTCCTGCTCATGGGTGCCCGTGATCCCGGACTTGAAGAATTCACGAATAAACTTTTTAAAGACCTTTAA
- a CDS encoding ferric siderophore ABC transporter substrate-binding protein: MNFAAKHIDHDRRNRQKSAVITLLTAILGFLLIYFYKFTKITETPEEVTTMLLNFGDNRNGQDSEDPAFQQGSLAAETAPETQPVQPDVSQSQPAAEVQPEPVKTQRVITGNNTKVTAARDLKATKPVSKTTAKAVTKPSNSKTASSKATVSNSRTGSGDGKGTAAIGNLIGGRKSNAGTQGTAGTTGNAGDPLGGDSDGDSKIGVDRNLIGFIPGTMGRGGAQPSHNCTASGTINISYTVDKAGNVTLARRSGGISDACAVSTSISWVKRYVKAERANTSSTGTYTISF, encoded by the coding sequence ATGAATTTTGCTGCAAAACATATTGACCACGACCGGAGAAACCGGCAAAAAAGCGCGGTAATCACTTTACTGACGGCTATTCTGGGCTTTCTGCTCATCTATTTCTATAAGTTTACCAAAATCACTGAAACACCGGAAGAGGTGACAACAATGCTCCTCAACTTCGGCGACAACCGTAATGGGCAGGACAGCGAAGATCCTGCTTTCCAGCAGGGAAGCCTTGCTGCAGAAACTGCTCCTGAAACGCAGCCCGTGCAGCCTGATGTTTCACAGTCTCAACCCGCGGCCGAAGTACAGCCAGAACCAGTGAAAACGCAAAGGGTAATTACAGGAAACAATACAAAAGTGACTGCCGCCAGGGATTTGAAAGCGACGAAGCCTGTTTCCAAAACGACCGCAAAAGCGGTTACAAAGCCTTCCAATTCAAAAACAGCCTCCTCCAAAGCCACTGTTTCCAATTCAAGAACAGGATCGGGTGACGGAAAAGGTACCGCTGCCATTGGCAATCTCATTGGCGGGCGAAAATCCAACGCGGGTACACAGGGTACTGCGGGAACCACGGGTAATGCGGGGGACCCCCTGGGTGGCGACAGTGATGGTGACAGTAAGATAGGTGTGGACAGAAACCTGATCGGTTTTATTCCGGGAACTATGGGACGCGGGGGCGCTCAACCTTCTCATAACTGTACAGCCAGTGGAACAATCAACATTTCGTATACCGTAGATAAAGCAGGAAATGTGACCCTGGCCAGACGGTCGGGCGGTATCTCCGATGCCTGTGCGGTCTCCACATCAATATCCTGGGTTAAAAGGTATGTAAAGGCTGAGCGTGCCAACACTTCATCTACAGGTACTTATACAATCTCCTTCTAA
- the rsmI gene encoding 16S rRNA (cytidine(1402)-2'-O)-methyltransferase encodes MSGILYFVPTPIGNLEDMTFRAVRILKEVDYILCEDTRTSGILLKHYEISKPLKSYHLHNEHHSTQKVIDDLRDGMNIAIITDAGTPGISDPGYLLARAAAEVDLEMQCLPGPTAFVPALVVSGLPNNEFLFAGFLPQKKGRQTKLKQLAEEKKTIILYESPHKINTTLEQVREFFGEDTKASLSREISKKFEETKRGSIAELIEFSKTKTLKGEIVLIINNVI; translated from the coding sequence ATGTCCGGAATACTTTATTTTGTACCCACACCAATCGGGAATCTGGAAGATATGACCTTCCGCGCTGTACGGATACTGAAGGAAGTTGATTATATCCTTTGCGAGGATACGCGCACTTCCGGCATACTCCTGAAACATTATGAAATTTCAAAACCTCTGAAATCTTATCATTTGCATAATGAACACCATTCTACCCAAAAGGTGATTGATGATCTCCGGGACGGAATGAACATCGCTATCATCACAGATGCCGGAACACCCGGTATTTCTGACCCCGGCTATCTGTTGGCAAGGGCCGCGGCAGAGGTGGATTTGGAAATGCAGTGCCTGCCGGGACCCACGGCGTTTGTACCGGCCCTGGTAGTTTCGGGGTTACCCAACAATGAATTTCTGTTTGCGGGATTCCTGCCACAAAAGAAAGGCAGGCAAACCAAGCTTAAGCAACTGGCAGAAGAGAAAAAAACCATAATTTTGTACGAAAGTCCGCACAAGATCAATACAACTCTGGAGCAGGTCCGGGAATTTTTTGGCGAGGACACCAAAGCGAGCCTGAGCAGGGAAATTTCCAAGAAGTTTGAAGAAACAAAGCGCGGAAGCATAGCTGAACTTATTGAGTTTTCAAAAACAAAAACATTGAAAGGGGAGATTGTTCTCATTATCAACAACGTGATTTAA
- a CDS encoding ExbD/TolR family protein: MELKRKNRVNAEFSMASMTDIIFLLLIFFMITSSAISQSAIDVKLPSADAANPSVQEATTVTIKADGKYYVNDAEIPREQLEDYLVNALKEESNPAFTIRADENSRHRDVVFVMSIAETHKYNLAIATTQEE, translated from the coding sequence ATGGAGTTAAAGAGGAAGAACAGAGTAAATGCTGAATTCAGCATGGCATCGATGACAGATATTATCTTTCTGTTATTGATATTTTTCATGATTACGAGTTCCGCCATAAGTCAAAGTGCTATTGACGTCAAACTTCCTAGCGCCGATGCCGCAAATCCCTCTGTTCAGGAGGCTACAACCGTCACGATTAAAGCAGACGGCAAATATTATGTGAATGATGCGGAAATTCCCAGAGAACAATTGGAGGATTATCTGGTAAACGCACTGAAGGAAGAAAGTAATCCTGCCTTTACCATTCGGGCAGATGAGAACAGCCGCCACCGCGACGTAGTTTTTGTAATGTCGATCGCCGAGACACACAAATATAATCTCGCAATCGCTACGACCCAGGAAGAATAA